A window from Citrus sinensis cultivar Valencia sweet orange chromosome 3, DVS_A1.0, whole genome shotgun sequence encodes these proteins:
- the LOC102611683 gene encoding putative D-cysteine desulfhydrase 1, mitochondrial isoform X2 has translation MIVMLSVSNSSPKPHTLLLLGLLISPPSLLTSSLSATFQLQFTNGTSLICPITLRSGSRGILVEFRMTSGTCGVFERICYVLLLQRDDLSGMQLSGNKVRKLEFLMADAVAQGADCIITIGGIQSNHCRAAAVAAKYLNLDCYLILRTSKVLVDQDPGLTGNLLVERLVGAHIELISKEEYSKIGSVTLTNILKEKLLKEGRRPYVIPVGGSNSIGTWGYIEAIKEIEQQLQTGTGGVKFDDIVVACGSGGTIAGLSLGSWLGTLKAKSKGLGYAINTSEELNFVKDIAAATGVVLDPVYSGKAAYGMLNDMAQNPKKWEGRKVLFVHTGGLLGLFDKVDQMAPRVKNWSRMDVHESVPRKDGTGKMF, from the exons ATGATAGTGATGCTTTCGGTTTCAAATTCCTCACCAAAACCCCATACGCTTCTCCTTCTTGGGCTTCTCATCTCACCCCCATCCCTTCTCACGTCTTCTCTCTCGGCCAC TTTCCAACTCCAATTCACAAATGGAACCTCCCTAATTTGCCCCATAACACTGAGGTCTGGCTCAAG aggaattttaGTGGAGTTTCGGATGACTTCTGGAACCTGTGGCGTGTTTGAAAGAATTTGCTACGTGCTGTTATTGCAGCGTGATGACCTTTCCGGCATGCAATTGAGTGGAAACAAGGTAAGGAAATTAGAGTTTTTGATGGCAGATGCAGTGGCTCAAGGTGCTGATTGCATCATCACCATTGGAGGCATCCAAAGCAATCATTGTCGTGCTGCTGCCGTTGCTGCCAAGTATCTCAATCTTGATTGTTATCTTATTCTTCGCACCTCTAAG GTTCTGGTGGACCAAGATCCTGGTTTGACTGGCAATCTACTAGTTGAACGTTTAGTTGGAGCTCATATTGAACTTATCTCTAAAGAAGAGTATTCAAAAATTGGGAGTGTG ACTCTTACtaacattttaaaagaaaagttgcTAAAGGAAGGGAGAAGACCATATGTTATTCCTGTTGGTGGGTCAAACTCAATAGGGACATG GGGTTATATTGAAGCAATTAAGGAGATTGAGCAGCAACTTCAGACTGGGACTGGTGGAGTGAAATTTGATGATATTGTTGTAGCTTGTGGCAG TGGAGGAACAATTGCTGGTTTGTCATTGGGGTCATGGCTTGGAACATTGAAAGCAAAA TCTAAAGGTCTAGGCTATGCAATCAACACTTCTGAGGagcttaattttgttaaagatattgctgcagcaactgGTGTAGTTCTTGATCCAGTTTACAG TGGAAAAGCTGCCTATGGGATGCTGAACGACATGGCTCAGAATCCAAAGAAGTGGGAAGGGAGGAAGGTCCTCTTTGTACACACCGGCGGGCTCCTTGGGTTGTTCGACAAAGTTGACCAAATGGCCCCCCGGGTAAAGAATTGGAGTCGAATGGACGTTCATGAATCTGTTCCGCGGAAAGATGGTACTGGGAAAATGTTCTAG
- the LOC102611683 gene encoding putative D-cysteine desulfhydrase 1, mitochondrial isoform X1: MIVMLSVSNSSPKPHTLLLLGLLISPPSLLTSSLSATFQLQFTNGTSLICPITLRSGSRGILVEFRMTSGTCGVFERICYVLLLQRDDLSGMQLSGNKVRKLEFLMADAVAQGADCIITIGGIQSNHCRAAAVAAKYLNLDCYLILRTSKVLVDQDPGLTGNLLVERLVGAHIELISKEEYSKIGSVTLTNILKEKLLKEGRRPYVIPVGGSNSIGTWGYIEAIKEIEQQLQTGTGGVKFDDIVVACGSGGTIAGLSLGSWLGTLKAKVHAFSVCDDPDYFYDYTQGLLDGLNAGVDSHDIVNIQNSKGLGYAINTSEELNFVKDIAAATGVVLDPVYSGKAAYGMLNDMAQNPKKWEGRKVLFVHTGGLLGLFDKVDQMAPRVKNWSRMDVHESVPRKDGTGKMF; encoded by the exons ATGATAGTGATGCTTTCGGTTTCAAATTCCTCACCAAAACCCCATACGCTTCTCCTTCTTGGGCTTCTCATCTCACCCCCATCCCTTCTCACGTCTTCTCTCTCGGCCAC TTTCCAACTCCAATTCACAAATGGAACCTCCCTAATTTGCCCCATAACACTGAGGTCTGGCTCAAG aggaattttaGTGGAGTTTCGGATGACTTCTGGAACCTGTGGCGTGTTTGAAAGAATTTGCTACGTGCTGTTATTGCAGCGTGATGACCTTTCCGGCATGCAATTGAGTGGAAACAAGGTAAGGAAATTAGAGTTTTTGATGGCAGATGCAGTGGCTCAAGGTGCTGATTGCATCATCACCATTGGAGGCATCCAAAGCAATCATTGTCGTGCTGCTGCCGTTGCTGCCAAGTATCTCAATCTTGATTGTTATCTTATTCTTCGCACCTCTAAG GTTCTGGTGGACCAAGATCCTGGTTTGACTGGCAATCTACTAGTTGAACGTTTAGTTGGAGCTCATATTGAACTTATCTCTAAAGAAGAGTATTCAAAAATTGGGAGTGTG ACTCTTACtaacattttaaaagaaaagttgcTAAAGGAAGGGAGAAGACCATATGTTATTCCTGTTGGTGGGTCAAACTCAATAGGGACATG GGGTTATATTGAAGCAATTAAGGAGATTGAGCAGCAACTTCAGACTGGGACTGGTGGAGTGAAATTTGATGATATTGTTGTAGCTTGTGGCAG TGGAGGAACAATTGCTGGTTTGTCATTGGGGTCATGGCTTGGAACATTGAAAGCAAAA GTTCATGCTTTTTCTGTTTGTGATGACCCTGATTACTTCTACGACTATACCCAAGGCCTACTTGATGGGCTCAATGCAGGAGTTGACTCGCATGATATTGTTAACATTCAAAAT TCTAAAGGTCTAGGCTATGCAATCAACACTTCTGAGGagcttaattttgttaaagatattgctgcagcaactgGTGTAGTTCTTGATCCAGTTTACAG TGGAAAAGCTGCCTATGGGATGCTGAACGACATGGCTCAGAATCCAAAGAAGTGGGAAGGGAGGAAGGTCCTCTTTGTACACACCGGCGGGCTCCTTGGGTTGTTCGACAAAGTTGACCAAATGGCCCCCCGGGTAAAGAATTGGAGTCGAATGGACGTTCATGAATCTGTTCCGCGGAAAGATGGTACTGGGAAAATGTTCTAG
- the LOC102611388 gene encoding uncharacterized protein LOC102611388, with protein sequence MAKRSDFAQKLLDDLRLRKERLATSSSSQSSNRTTNTTVAAAAAAGRDAYALAKRNYRGSRELKTSETAGFRTGAARNRSSGGSKSFGSREAAKQIVPYGGGRSSEQIGDFSRALTFAIENGGKLTRMDSTAGSTTMLAFLNQLGRGSMDYAKVERRNMLDRRHRPSTSNFPTFSQFHIEEISRGAQKLNQILRACSHGLNFDRYSIEIGKELLKGAVDLEESLRMLVNLQEASEYMISPQRKSRITLLDEDEDEEDSDGKIAAQRQLDLPRFSFDKRSRNYHDIEEVARNDLKLRLAALTYPSEATSFIYEKQPASHKRSASTSSQSKGEKVRIPNVIAKLMGLEELPENEDSKYTTQKDSGSKQKVQERDLKKTVQGSSKNAKKRTVDSGNLAHLTAKAKLTQTNKIPAARNDNVALQAERNLAARNDTLEMTSTKVDKLQSNVTQSNVTNGRLKDVQEKQRELKGREKSKMKEPISRDELQLMAPHLHKRSQSAVLSPTENVYPNKLLNVAQGKSQNDIGLQQQPKLQNLSKEPEERVHQNAKQKKPIRKQKGSEPIFTALSKSRHHEIDLEKKQSQRNQAAASKKSLTDDVDAVGRHHGDIASTINSIILNANTKVSASRNPNQDLSLTDLQSKLAKPKAAMQPPPPIEKKPVLEPDTWKAESIKLQKVELPRKINEVMIRRGGNLQSSGKSPKHQHSILQEMKQRSDKLSGPKEARHLKARKSKETELSIIKSKISVASIQPSTKAEQLKKEAEHVPNLYSPAEDESQSLKETQTLSPDDSCPEAVFTLMKDQQFKHHIAESNSMDGGTHEGITDVSYTSQLEWQKVSKPETPAPLTESENDLKQILVKSQVFLHTAEALFKLNMPYGILHGGGLDCQDEDRKLILDCGYEVMKRKGRMQELSVHPFIKVSITTTKVRSLDELVKELYKDIGKLKLYGRNGNAEVAIEDYLPKMLELDVYNKDPDVNCMWDLSWNEMMFAFIEKDDVVRDVERSVLNGLVDEITRDLYRVQVQAF encoded by the exons ATGGCCAAAAGATCAGATTTCGCGCAGAAACTGTTGGATGATCTCCGGTTGAGAAAGGAACGATTGGCTACCTCTTCGTCCTCTCAGAGTTCAAACCGAACGACAAACACCACAGTTGCGGCGGCGGCAGCGGCAGGAAGAG ATGCATATGCTCTTGCGAAGAGAAACTATAGAGGATCCAGGGAACTGAAAACAAGTGAAACT GCTGGTTTTAGAACTGGGGCAGCACGGAACAGGTCAAGCGGTGGCAGCAAATCGTTCGGCAGTAGAGAGGCTGCAAAACAAATTGTTCCTTATGGGGGAGGCCGGAGCTCGGAACAAATAGGAGATTTTTCGAGGGCCCTGACTTTTGCCATCGAGAATGGAGGCAAACTCACAAGAATGGATTCTACAGCCGGCAGTACAACAATGCTGGCTTTTTTGAATCAACTGGGTAGAGGATCAATGGACTACGCGAAGGTGGAAAGAAGAAATATGCTAGACAGGCGGCATAGGCCTTCAACTAGTAACTTCCCTACTTTCTCTCAATTTCATATTGAAGAAATATCAAGGGGAGCGCAAAAATTGAACCAAATCCTGAGAGCCTGCTCTCATGGCCTGAACTTTGATAGATACTCGATAGAAATTGGAAAGGAGCTACTGAAGGGAGCTGTGGATTTGGAAGAGTCTTTGCGGATGCTTGTAAACCTGCAGGAAGCTTCGGAATACATGATAAGCCCACAGAGAAAAAGTCGGATTACATTGCTTGACGAGGATGAAGACGAAGAAGACAGTGATGGCAAAATAGCTGCGCAAAGGCAGTTGGACCTGCCAAGATTTTCCTTTGATAAGCGCTCAAGAAATTATCATGACATTGAAGAAGTTGCAAGGAATGATCTCAAGCTGAGGCTGGCAGCTCTTACTTACCCATCAGAAGCTACTAGTTTCATCTATGAAAAGCAACCAGCATCTCACAAGCGCTCAGCTAGCACTTCGTCACAATCCAAAGGAGAAAAGGTGAGAATTCCTAATGTAATCGCAAAATTAATGGGGCTAGAAGAGCTTCCGGAAAACGAAGATTCAAAATACACTACTCAGAAAGACTCTGGCTCCAAGCAGAAAGTACAGGAAAGAGATTTGAAGAAGACTGTGCAAGGAAGCagtaaaaatgcaaaaaagaGAACAGTTGATAGCGGGAATCTGGCACACCTAACTGCAAAGGCAAAGCTGACTCAAACCAACAAGATTCCGGCAGCCCGAAATGATAATGTTGCTTTACAAGCAGAAAGAAACCTGGCTGCCCGCAATGATACCTTGGAAATGACCAGTACCAAAGTTGATAAGCTGCAAAGTAACGTTACACAATCGAATGTCACCAATGGAAGACTGAAGGATGTTCAGGAAAAGCAGAGAGAGCTAAAAGGAAGAGAaaagagcaaaatgaaggaaCCAATCTCAAGGGACGAGCTGCAGCTAATGGCACCTCATTTACATAAAAGGTCACAATCTGCAGTCCTATCACCAACAGAAAACGTCTACCCGAACAAACTTCTCAATGTCGCTCAGGGTAAGTCCCAAAACGATATTGGATTACAGCAGCAACCCAAGCTTCAAAACTTGTCCAAGGAACCAGAAGAGAGGGTACATCAGAATGCAAAGCAGAAGAAGCCGATAAGGAAGCAAAAAGGAAGTGAACCGATTTTTACTGCTTTATCAAAATCAAGGCATcatgaaattgatttggaaAAGAAACAGTCACAGAGAAACCAAGCTGCAGCTAGTAAGAAAAGTCTCACTGACGATGTTGATGCAGTTGGTCGACATCATGGAGATATTGCCAGCACTATAAATTCCATCATCTTAAATGCCAACACAAAAGTTTCAGCCAGCAGGAACCCAAATCAGGACCTATCTCTGACAGATCTGCAATCCAAATTGGCAAAACCAAAAGCTGCCATGCAGCCACCACCACCTATAGAAAAGAAACCTGTTCTTGAACCAGACACATGGAAGGCAGAAAGTATTAAGCTGCAAAAAGTAGAGCTTCCACGAAAAATCAATGAAGTAATGATCAGAAGAGGAGGGAATCTGCAGAGCTCCGGTAAGTCTCCAAAACATCAGCATTCCATTCTGCAAGAAATGAAACAGAGGAGTGACAAACTCAGTGGCCCCAAAGAAGCAAGACACCTGAAAGCTAGGAAGTCCAAAGAAACAGAATTAAGTATCATCAAGTCCAAAATATCAGTCGCTAGCATCCAACCTTCAACAAAGGCTGAACAACTGAAGAAAGAAGCTGAACATGTTCCCAATTTGTACAGTCCGGCCGAAGATGAAAGCCAAAGCCTAAAAGAGACACAAACTCTCTCTCCAGATGACAGT TGTCCAGAGGCGGTCTTTACCCTTATGAAAGATCAGCAATTCAAGCACCACATCGCGGAATCCAATTCAATGGATGGTG gAACCCACGAAGGCATTACTGATGTCTCTTACACTTCACAGCTTGAGTGGCAGAAAGTTTCTAAACCAGAAACTCCGGCTCCATTGACTGAAAGTGAAAATGATCTCAAGCAAATACTAGTTAAAAGCCAAGTATTTCTTCATACAGCAGAGGCTCTTTTCAAACTCAACATGCCTTATGGCATTCTTCATGGCGGTGGCCTTGACTGTCAAGATGAAGACAGAAAGCTCATATTAGACTGTGGCTATGAggtaatgaaaagaaaagggagAATGCAGGAGCTAAGCGTTCATCCTTTCATAAAGGTCTCAATCACAACAACAAAAGTAAGGTCTTTGGATGAATTGGTTAAAGAGCTGTATAAAGACATTGGCAAGTTGAAACTCTATGGCAGAAATGGGAATGCTGAAGTTGCCATTGAAGATTATTTGCCTAAAATGCTTGAACTTGATGTGTACAACAAGGACCCAGATGTGAACTGTATGTGGGACTTGAGTTGGAATGAGATGATGTTtgcatttattgaaaaagatgaTGTTGTAAGGGATGTGGAAAGGTCTGTTCTCAATGGACTTGTGGATGAGATCACCAGAGACCTTTATCGGGTCCAAGTTCAAGCATTTTGA